The Tissierellales bacterium genome contains a region encoding:
- a CDS encoding phosphatase PAP2 family protein encodes MQLDFLLKLQEISTPFLNSFFSNITNLGHELFYTIIITIIFWCCSKSHGIRLAIAVTLNLIINTDVKEFFKADRPFIMDDRIKPLYIESAPGYSLPSGHTQVASSFWFYTSMMIRKKWYSILAIVATLIVGFSRLYLRLHWPIDVLVGLVLGVVIVWILEMIFRKLKQPIYSLWLTILYAFVVPIVLVGLSGFEEGAVKVGTLLSGLLFGYFIESKYIGFKEDATIVKQVVKVVLGIAGVIIIRSLIKTILPETLVVDGIRYFVMGMWITFIAPWIFVKFKLAEKNIDSMF; translated from the coding sequence ATGCAACTAGATTTTTTATTGAAACTTCAAGAGATTAGCACACCTTTTTTAAATTCTTTTTTTTCTAATATTACAAACTTAGGTCATGAGCTGTTTTACACTATTATTATTACAATTATTTTTTGGTGTTGCTCAAAGAGCCATGGTATTAGACTCGCAATAGCAGTTACATTGAACCTGATAATAAACACGGATGTTAAGGAATTTTTCAAAGCTGATAGACCATTTATAATGGATGATAGAATAAAACCCTTGTATATAGAATCTGCACCGGGATATTCGTTACCTAGTGGTCATACTCAGGTTGCTAGTAGTTTTTGGTTTTATACATCAATGATGATAAGAAAAAAATGGTATTCAATTTTGGCGATAGTAGCAACACTAATAGTTGGATTTTCTAGATTGTATTTGAGATTGCATTGGCCAATTGACGTACTAGTAGGACTTGTACTTGGAGTTGTTATAGTTTGGATATTAGAAATGATATTTAGAAAATTAAAACAACCTATTTACAGTTTATGGCTTACCATACTATATGCATTTGTCGTACCGATAGTGCTTGTTGGTTTATCTGGATTTGAAGAAGGTGCAGTAAAAGTAGGAACACTTTTATCAGGTCTTCTTTTTGGATACTTTATAGAATCTAAGTATATAGGATTTAAAGAAGATGCTACTATTGTAAAGCAAGTAGTTAAGGTAGTATTAGGTATAGCTGGCGTAATAATTATAAGATCGCTGATTAAAACTATTTTACCGGAGACATTAGTAGTAGATGGAATTAGATATTTTGTCATGGGTATGTGGATAACATTTATTGCGCCTTGGATTTTTGTTAAATTTAAATTAGCAGAGAAGAATATAGATAGTATGTTTTAA
- a CDS encoding sulfide/dihydroorotate dehydrogenase-like FAD/NAD-binding protein, with product MYKIVKKETLNPDVELMIVKAPMISRNCQPGQFVIIRVEEEGERVPLTIADFDREEETVTIIYQTVGYSTKKLAAFEEGDSLVDILGPLGEPAPIEGYKKVLVIGGGVGIAPLYPQAKTLSENGTQVDVILGGRSGAHIIMKERFEKIAHKLGYATNDGSLGTEGFVTDVLKDYIQEEDYDLVIAIGPLIMMKAVVSITKEANIKTNVSLNPIMIDGTGMCGGCRVTVGGKTKFACVDGPDFNGFDVDFDEAMSRQGIYKDQEATHTCRMKAAAEKEEA from the coding sequence ATGTATAAGATTGTAAAAAAAGAAACACTTAACCCAGATGTTGAGTTAATGATTGTTAAAGCACCTATGATTTCAAGAAATTGTCAACCAGGACAATTTGTAATTATCAGAGTAGAAGAAGAAGGCGAAAGAGTTCCTTTGACTATTGCTGATTTTGACCGTGAGGAAGAAACGGTTACGATTATTTATCAAACAGTAGGATATTCAACTAAGAAATTAGCAGCTTTTGAAGAAGGAGATTCTTTAGTTGATATTTTAGGTCCTTTAGGGGAGCCAGCTCCAATTGAAGGATACAAAAAAGTACTAGTAATTGGTGGTGGAGTTGGTATTGCTCCATTGTACCCACAAGCTAAGACTCTTAGTGAAAATGGAACTCAAGTTGATGTAATTTTGGGTGGACGTTCAGGAGCACATATCATAATGAAAGAGCGTTTTGAAAAAATTGCTCATAAATTAGGATATGCTACAAATGACGGTTCATTAGGAACAGAAGGATTTGTAACAGATGTATTAAAAGATTATATTCAAGAAGAAGATTACGATTTAGTTATAGCTATTGGTCCATTGATTATGATGAAAGCAGTAGTATCAATAACTAAAGAAGCTAACATAAAGACAAATGTTTCACTTAACCCAATCATGATTGATGGTACAGGAATGTGCGGTGGATGTCGTGTGACAGTTGGTGGAAAAACTAAATTTGCTTGTGTAGATGGTCCAGACTTTAATGGATTTGATGTTGATTTTGACGAAGCAATGTCTAGACAAGGAATTTACAAAGATCAGGAAGCAACACATACATGCAGAATGAAAGCTGCAGCTGAGAAGGAGGAAGCTTAA
- the gltA gene encoding NADPH-dependent glutamate synthase, which produces MANMAPNKTPIAELDPNVRNKNFEEVVLGYTAEEAIEEAKRCLNCKHKPCVSGCPVNVPIPEFIEAVSRGEFEEAYQVITRENALPAICGRVCPQENQCEGKCVRGIKGEPVAVGRLERFVADYHAANCEDKFDITTDKKGKAAVIGSGPAGLSCAAELAKNGVDVTVFEALHAPGGVLSYGIPEFRLPKKLVLDEVKKLEKMGVDLQTNVLVGRSITIDQLKADGYDAIFIGSGAGLPRFMNIDGENLNGVYSANEYLTRVNLMKAYKEGAVTPIRRGANVAVIGGGNVAMDAARTAKRLGAEHVYIVYRRGESELPARAEEVHHAKEEGIEFKLLNNPTKIVGEERFVTGMECIQMELGEADESGRRRPVAVDGSEFVLDVDTVVIAIGQTPNPLIKSTTANLDTHSWGGIIVNEETMATTLDGVYAGGDAVTGAATVIKAMGAGKKAAKAILEQLG; this is translated from the coding sequence ATGGCTAATATGGCACCTAACAAAACTCCAATCGCTGAATTGGATCCAAATGTAAGAAATAAAAATTTTGAAGAAGTAGTATTAGGATACACAGCAGAAGAAGCAATTGAAGAAGCAAAAAGATGTTTGAATTGTAAGCATAAGCCATGTGTAAGCGGTTGTCCTGTAAATGTTCCAATTCCGGAATTCATCGAAGCTGTTAGTCGTGGAGAATTTGAAGAAGCTTATCAAGTAATTACTAGAGAAAATGCTTTGCCAGCTATTTGTGGTCGTGTTTGTCCACAGGAAAACCAATGCGAAGGTAAATGTGTTCGTGGAATCAAAGGCGAGCCAGTAGCTGTTGGTAGACTTGAGCGTTTTGTTGCAGATTATCATGCAGCAAATTGTGAAGATAAATTTGATATAACAACAGACAAAAAAGGTAAAGCTGCAGTAATTGGTTCAGGTCCAGCTGGTCTTAGCTGTGCAGCTGAATTAGCTAAAAATGGTGTTGATGTAACAGTATTTGAAGCACTTCATGCTCCAGGTGGAGTTTTATCATACGGAATTCCAGAGTTTAGACTTCCAAAGAAATTGGTGTTAGACGAAGTGAAAAAACTGGAAAAAATGGGTGTAGATTTACAAACTAACGTATTAGTTGGTAGATCGATTACTATAGATCAACTTAAAGCAGATGGATATGATGCTATATTTATCGGTAGTGGAGCTGGATTGCCAAGATTTATGAATATTGATGGGGAAAACTTAAATGGTGTATACTCTGCGAATGAGTATCTTACAAGAGTTAACCTTATGAAAGCTTATAAAGAAGGTGCAGTTACTCCTATCAGACGTGGAGCTAATGTAGCAGTAATTGGCGGTGGAAACGTTGCTATGGATGCTGCTAGAACAGCTAAGCGATTAGGTGCAGAGCATGTTTACATTGTATATCGTAGAGGTGAGTCTGAGTTACCTGCAAGAGCAGAAGAAGTACATCACGCTAAAGAAGAAGGCATTGAGTTTAAATTATTGAACAATCCTACTAAAATCGTTGGTGAAGAACGTTTTGTAACTGGTATGGAGTGTATTCAGATGGAACTTGGTGAAGCTGATGAATCAGGAAGAAGACGTCCAGTAGCAGTTGATGGCAGTGAGTTTGTTTTAGATGTTGATACAGTAGTTATTGCTATTGGTCAAACTCCAAATCCACTAATCAAAAGTACAACAGCTAATTTAGACACTCATTCATGGGGTGGAATCATTGTTAATGAAGAAACAATGGCAACAACTCTTGATGGTGTTTACGCAGGTGGAGATGCTGTAACTGGTGCAGCTACAGTAATCAAAGCTATGGGAGCTGGTAAAAAAGCTGCCAAAGCTATCTTAGAGCAATTAGGATAG